The DNA window TGGTTTCTAGCTGACCGCGCGGCGGGGCCGGTAGTGGCCACCGTCGCCGGGCATCCCGTTTCCCTCGCAGCGGCGGTGGAAGAAGCGGCGCAGATCCTGGCAGCGGCCCGCTATCCACTCATTTACGGTCTCAGCGAGACGAGTTGCGAGGCGCACTGCGTGGCCGTTGCCATCGGCGATTGGCTCGGAGGCAATCTCGATACAACGACGAGCCTCGAACACGGCCTGTCCGGCATGACGTTCTCTGGGGTGGGCGAGGTTACTTGCACGCTGGGCGAGGTGCGCCACCGCGGCGACCTGGTGATCTTCTGGGGATCGGACCCGGTCAAGAGCCATCCCCGGCATGCCGAACGATACAGCCTTGAACCGACGGGCATTTTTGTCCCCGGTGGGCGGGAGGATCGCACCTGCGTGGTGGTCGATGTCGAGGAAACAGCGACCGCGCGAGCTAGCGACCTGTTTCTGCGTATTAAGCCAGGACGGGATTTCGAGGCGTTGTGGGTGTTGCGTGCTTTGGCCAAGGGGGTCGCGCTCGACGATGCTACAGTCCTGGCCGAAACAGGCGTACCGCTGGCTGCCTGGCAGGATTTGATGGCACGCATGAAGCGAGCGCATTTCGGCGTGATTCTGTTTGGGGCGGGTCTGTCGATGACGCGCGGCCGCTACCTGAATGGCGAGGCGGCGCTGGCCCTGACGCGCGATATGAACAGCTTTACGCGGTTTGTCTGTCTGCCGATGCGTGGCCGCGGCAATGTCGCGGGGGCCGACAGTGTTCTGCTGTGGGAAACCGGCTACCCGTTTGGCATCAACTTTTCGCGCGGATACCCGCGCTATAATCCCGGCGAATACACGGCCGCCGATTTGCTTGCACGTGGCGAAGTGGATGCCGCGCTCGTCGTTGCCAGCGATCCGATGAAGGATCTTGCCGCGGCTGCCCGCGCCCATTTGGAATCGATTCCCGTTATCTGCATCGACTCAAGCGAGACCATTACGTCGCGAACTGCCCGAGTCGCATTTCGTACCGCTAGTTACGGCATCCATACACCGGGAACGGTGTACCGTATGGACGACGTTCCGTTACCGTTGCGACCAGCGCTTGTATCTACGC is part of the Pirellulales bacterium genome and encodes:
- a CDS encoding formylmethanofuran dehydrogenase subunit B encodes the protein MNADRSEPLVVADVVCTACGCVCDDIDLTIQGNQIIAAERACPIGQSWFLADRAAGPVVATVAGHPVSLAAAVEEAAQILAAARYPLIYGLSETSCEAHCVAVAIGDWLGGNLDTTTSLEHGLSGMTFSGVGEVTCTLGEVRHRGDLVIFWGSDPVKSHPRHAERYSLEPTGIFVPGGREDRTCVVVDVEETATARASDLFLRIKPGRDFEALWVLRALAKGVALDDATVLAETGVPLAAWQDLMARMKRAHFGVILFGAGLSMTRGRYLNGEAALALTRDMNSFTRFVCLPMRGRGNVAGADSVLLWETGYPFGINFSRGYPRYNPGEYTAADLLARGEVDAALVVASDPMKDLAAAARAHLESIPVICIDSSETITSRTARVAFRTASYGIHTPGTVYRMDDVPLPLRPALVSTLPSDGDVLSRIEARVKQLRGYGVPAAVEERTRLA